The Harmonia axyridis chromosome 3, icHarAxyr1.1, whole genome shotgun sequence nucleotide sequence TTACCTACGGTTATCCAATGCTgttaattttatatattaaaaagaattttttatataaattagGAGTAGTTGATTGTTCCttcttttttcaatggaaaaaaaatagcatagtGTGATTTGCTTTCAACCAAATTATATAAAGTCGAGCAAAATTATATACGTAACAGTAGGTTTTGAATAATTGATTGTTATGTTCTTATTTTGGAGCCCTTTAGAataatttcttgaataattctcaccatttttttcaatgtttacaTATAACTTCAGAAAATACCTTCCAGATTTCATGAATACCTTTAGTTGAAGTAATAAGAATTTATTTGTTTAAATTACTATTCACTAATCACTACAAGATTCATTCATTTGACTCTtttcaaatttatcaaccaTCACCAGACATATACAACAACCATGAACTAGCCAGGATTTGAATCTGGTACCTTTGGCACCACAGCCGACTCTATCAATCCACTGTGCTACCGAGGTAGTCCACTACAAGATTCTTCTGATCACTCACCATAGAAATTGATAATAACATGACATTGAGACAAGTTTCAATGGTAGTTTTTCCTGCTAAATCTGAAATAGACTTTCCTGTCAGAGAAATGAACATATGGCAGAAATGTAGTAGTGCTCTGAAAGCTTCCTCATTAGCAGTTCCTGCATATCTTAATCCCATCGAAAAACATGCTCCTGCTATTATATTACAATATGCTTGactgaaaaaaataagaatggAATATATTCAAGTAGAATCAATTCAATGAAGATTAGATCCTCTTTTCTACCATTTTTAGTTTCGTTACTTCAGTAGTATGTATTTAGTTTGCATAAACATCTCCCAACAAAAAATTGCAATGGAAAAATCAAAACCCCGGGCCATATATGAAAGCATTTGTTTTCATCGTTAATTAAATCActattatcaaataaataatgtaCACAAATGGTGCCTAGTGCCAAGGTGTACAAATAACAGTATGCttaattgaaaatgttgaaattcgcCACTGAACACAAAGAAACGAAAATACAAATGTGTTTACTTCAAAGTGACATCATATTAAGTTGGCCATCTCTTGTGATATGATAAtagaaatgaattatttgaGGGTAAAGCTTTTTTGCATATCAaataacataatatttttttttaataattgatATCATTCTTGGAAGTGTAATATGAGGATATTATTATttaactggggtcgttgtggctcggtaagccttccgggaactacAACCATGTAGATCGTTAGTTCTCGAGGGTATTGCTaaatagtacaattttttttttccatctactgtcaaatatcttttttcagcatcttattccattcttccaCAGAAGTTTAATTTGTAAGCAAACATTTACGAAATTCATGAGCGCATGTATCAACAAAATATATAACTCTACTAAATTGAAATTCTTTTAGAAATCCTTTCCGAGTTGATTCTATTTAGCAATTCCTGAATTTATACTAATGTTTTGGAACTATGATAAACTATTCAGTTAGTTAGTTTGGAAAACAATTTGTTTGCTAAAATATAAGTTAGAGAATGTTTTGAAATGCTGTTGATATTTCTACAAATATGGAAAAGGCAATACTCTCAATCTCATAGAAGACACTCACTTCATAGCTTCATAATCAACGTCTCCCCATGATGCAGCAGGTTGGACCATACAATAAGGTCTAATATTTTTGGGAACCTGATTCTCAAGCCAATCTCTAGATGGCTTGATGTCATTCCATAATATTAGCGATTTTGAAATTATCCTCAACATGAGGAAATCAGGTCGGATGAAATCTAATAAGTATTGTGTTTCTGGTGGTGACATCCAATCAGCTATTGTTTTGTTCATAGAACCCAAGTACATAAGACCCAGAGCTAGGGTAGCACCGGGTGCTGTCACATCCAAATTCACAGAGGCACCTTCTCGAATTTGAAATGAAGGAACTTTATATTTATCTTTTTGAGCTCCTGAAACACCAGCCGAAGTAAGTTCGATTCCcgaaaaattattcatattgagCAAATCTTGTTGAAAAGAGTAATTTTGAAGgaataataaatttaaatacATCACTCACCAGTAAATGGTCTCTTGATTCCGCCTTTCATATAGTAGTGCAACATATCAGAAATATTCATATCTTGTGAGCTTGATTTACCTCCTTTTTGTAGCATAACTAACCCAAGACCCAATCCTGCTGCTAGGGCATAAGACTCTCTGTCTGTACTGTTTTCCATTTCTGGTCCAGGAGGTCTACCAATTTCGGACAAAAGAACTTCTGCCATGTGTGAATGTGCAGTTCCTTGGTAAAGAAGGCCAATACCAAGCAAAGCTGTCACTTGCGGAGCATGTGTAAGATCCAGCTCCATTGAAGTTGGTGGTAGAAGTGCCTCAAGATGAATACTAAGCATTTTAGTAACAGCAGTATGACAAGTACCCCTATGTGCACTTGCAAAACcttaaaattttaatgttaaTTCCTCTAAAAGACTGCTAAAAGGCAAACATACCTAAAAGGAGACCAACCGTGatcatttcatgttttttacTCAAATGTTGATAAATATTCCATACATCTAAACTTTTGAGATATCCATGTAAGCCCATGGCTAATAAGAATCCACCATATTCCATGTCTTTATCACTGTTTTTAGGTTTATTGAAGACAAGCCAATAACTATCTATAATATTGGAATTTGCTGAAATTGTTAGGCCTGTTGCAACGCCATTATGAAAAAGGGGCCATAAATTCATATTAGACGGTGCATCTATATGTGTCAATTCAATAGTAGTCCCTCTAGGGGCTCCCCTGCCAGTTAAACATAACTGAGGCGTATGAACAGGTTTGATCATTACAGGAACTGTAGTTTGGAGACCAAACATTCCTCTGAAAAAGACAAATAATCAAGATAGAACCTGATTTGAGTGCAACTTCTTACTACTTAGAGTCGAATTGTTTGAATATcatataacaatttaaaaacgACCAAAAGACCATCAAAATGACAGTGAAAATACTCAGACATTTACTACCGgataagaattgtagaagttaagTACTAATTTTTCACTATTTCTGTTTCATAATCAccataaatatttatataatatcATTATTACCTTCCTACTGAGAGTGCCATTGTTCTGGTACAAACAGCAAATAAATGTTTTTCCTGTTCCTCAATGAAATCATGATCAGAAATGTCTGGCCTCTGAATAATTGCAATTTCAACAGGTTTAGAGCTTTGCAACATATTTTTAGTCTCTTCAATTCTCATATCATCTGGGAAAATGAGGTTGGTAATATCGGTGTCGATATCAACCATTCCATCATTATGTGCAAGTACAGGACCATTCGGAATGCTCACTTCCACAGCAGATGCTATTGAGTCAATCATAGAAGGTTCCTTAGAAACCTGGAAACTGGTATATACTAAAAACTTCCTATATCAATATTTTACTATACCTTTTCAGATACTTTCGATATGTAAGCTAAATCCTCTCTTTGTATCAACAAATAAGCTTCAGTAGGCCAATTTGATGGAGGATTTTCTCTACATTTCCATAGAGCATCATAAAAGAAAAGATATAAACCATACGGAAGACTATTGAGGACCTCATTTGTAATATCCATTTGAGTCATCAACAAAACTACCTCTTCCATAGTGTTGCATACAGTGTCGTTAAAAGGTATATCATTGCTGATCTCATTCAATGGTTTGATCAAATTTTCTTGTTTGTGAAGGTTATATATTTTCCCAGATAGAATAGCACAGAGCTGTGAATAAAATGAggatattaagaaaaaacattTCCTCGATGAACATtctaaaattttgagttttatgaacactcaaattaattaattaatttcaatatttgactGGTGAATTtgattgaagaaataattttatgtatgaaaaaaattttaaagagtaggtatttcaaattgaaataatatttcatgagTCAATAATATTGTTCGCCTACCTGAACAGTATCCCTAGATCTCTCATTCACATTTTTCAGATAAGGAAATTCAGGAACACAATTTCCCCTCATTAGGTAACTCAAATATTGCATTATATTTACAACTCCCTCATAACCAACATTGTGTAAATTATACTGTTTACTTTCATTTAAAAATCTTCTGTTACCTGGACCAACTGTACACCATTCAGGAAAATCTTTCCAGTAATGCAGAGAAAATTCGAACATACTCATATCGTTACTAATATTATTCAAGAAAATGGCTAATGGTCTTAGTAAACAGGTAAGGAGTTTGTCCAACTTGAAATCTTCATAGAGAAGATGGAGagagaaatgaattaatttaatATATGGAAAAAGAACAGCATTCGTATTGATTCTGATTTGTTCGGGAGCATCATTGGATGAGACAGGGTCGtcattatcatgaaattttaataAGGTGCTCAGGTGTTTAGCAGTTTCTTTGTTATATCCTGAATTAATTAAATAAGCCCAATCATCATCATTTCCAAAGAATGACGGCCTTGCTTTCTTAGCAGCCATGGAAGGTGTTTGGGGATCATCCTTTGATGAATCATTTTGTTCCTCTTCATAACCAAGTAACtctgaaatatggaaaaatggTATATTTGCCGGAGAAGTAAAATTGAAACGTTCCAAAGTGCTCATGCTACATCTGATAAGCggaaattgaaaaaaccatCAAATAGTTGATATGAATCGATTCCTACAAAAGTATCTATTTTGACTCGAGCCATTTTTTCCCTTCTATTTTACCATCAATTAGTCCAATTGTGGTCTTCATTTTAGGTTCAATTAACATGTACCACATAACAGCCACAATCCAACCATAAAATCATAGCTGGACTGTAGTAAGTAGTAAATCAAACAGGAAATGCTGTAGCGCTCAGATGTACCACAAAATTGTGGGTCCAAAAACTTTTGGTACCTATTGGCTTTACTTTGCATTTACCTACTGATTTGCTATTTACCACATCCGGTTTTGTTATTGGCCATGGTTGCAAAGGGATACTTGCGTGAGAGTGCAATAGATATGATCACTATTTTGCTGATTGCTCACTGCAAAAAGATTTTCTCTGAAATCGTAAGTGAAATTGGAGCACCATtggttttcaaaattcaaatattaaaatttcaattcatttatgaGGTGCATCTCACTTGAAGAaacttatttcaatttttgaactgatgAGTGACTTTTTAGTCCAAGGGATGGTGCTACACACCGTATATTACCACAAACAACAGAGCCACTTGGAAGATAGCCCAGCTGTTGATATGGCAAAGTCGAGACTATATTGCTGATATTTCTGTTATTATCATCAGATGGCATATCAAATTTTGATAAAGTATGTCTATCCAACATTGAAATGAACTTAATTTAAATCATGTATATTAACTAAATATTATCTTAATATTTCTTTCTGACTAGAAATAACCAGTATTGTCAAATTGGCTCACCCAATAATAAGGAAGTAAACATATCCCACTCTTGTTGATCGGTACAATCTTGTGTACCTAAACCATTCCTGGTAGAATACCATCTTGTAAAAAGAGTCAATACTGCATCTCTCTGAAGACACTGCCGTAGTGTATTCAGACAAAGTTCTACTAGAGGAGAAGTAGCAAGAAGAGGTAATTTTACTCTATAAAATGTTTTATCAGAATATATCAGAGTGATTCGATTTTCTAGAGGATCTCTCAGACCAACTACGGACACAGTATctgtaaaattaaaataaatactcGGAAGAATTACAAATAAACTAAAGGGAGAGGGTgactgaaaattattatttcattttaaaatttcttaCCATGAGATGGCATAGAAACTTGGAACATATTTTGTCGGTCAGATGGCAACACTGGAGAAAACATTTGATCATCGAATTCTGGAATGGATTGTTGACAATGAGGCAACAAACTGCTTctcctatgaaaaaaattgtatatactTTTGAGTAAAACGAAAATAACTATTTGACTTACCTTGGGAATGAGGAATTCAGCTGCGATTGAAATCTTCGAATATAAGGAGTAGGAGTATGTTTTACTAAGGTACCATCGAGATGTAACTTTCCAACTAAAGTCATACCAGAGTATAGACTTACATTTCCTGAATGTTCCAAAATGGCCAACATATGCAAatgctgaaaaaaatatatagttaAGATACAGTAATGAAGTAGTAACAGCACGCTATGGTTTATTCAGCTGCTGGGGGGTACGAGCAGCACCTTGCAAATGTTCTGTGACCTCATGCTCTATTGAAACACAGAAATAAACTTACTGGTATTGGCACTGCATCTTTGGCGCTTATACTAGTTGATGGTCCAAATGAAAAAACTGTTGAATTTGAAAAGTCAGCTTTCACCATAAATAATCTCAATTGGGATACATAACAAAAATATGTTTGACCTGCTAAATCATCACAAACAAACACTTTCGAAGCTGGTGCATTCTGAGAATCCCTAAAATTgagtttcaattattcattagaTTCTTCTTCAATGTGTTATTGACTGAATCAACGTACAATGAAATCAGTTTTATAATTATGTTACTCCATCTGCCACTGTGTTTAATTAGCTATTACATTTAGTACATTTCAAATGGTTATTTTCTACTGGATGGTAAGAATAAATGCTTttgttaaaattaaaaatcaaatgTGTTAGTCCATAAGAATATTCTTTGTTTcataaaaatggaaataattaaGCTATTTCGTCAATAGCTATGttaatcaaaatattaaatcattttatattttcctgATTGACTGATTGACCagggtagtttaaaaaaatatgattgaCATTTCCAAGGAAAGCTAGAAGGAAATATAATCTTATCTTAAATAATTATATCTGGCTGAAAATATAGGTACACAAAAATAGTTcaacataagaaaaaaatgtgattaTAACAGTGGTTTTTTGACCATAATATGATCCTAATACATTTTCATTCTCCTTGTTCAACATTGATCATTTCCCATTCCCATTGACAAATTTTTTATGTTGCACTGCTATCTACAATGAAGTAGTTAAATAACCTATACTAGATATCTACTGGTAAAGCCTACTGAtgggaattaaaaaaattttgattttttacctAACCCTTGAAATAAGTTACCTGAGATAAGCTGCCAAATAATAATTGCtgtaaaaatcaaaataatgaaaacctGTATGTTTTTTAGAAGAACgaatggaaaaattttattcacaaattattttattcGCAAATCAATCTACTAAAAAATTTTGATCTTGATAATTTAATGATAATCTTAATATTTCTTTTCTTAGTCTTTacatcatattctcttttccatgaatattttattgaattccaaaataaattttttacttACCCCCCTACTAATGGTTCAGTCCACACATGTTCTAAACATATGGCCGGAAATTGTTTTATAGGTAGTAAAGATCTAGACATATCCAACGACATAGCTTTATCGTGATTGAAGGTATTTGAAGGTTGATGCATATCATAACTACTAACTGTTGATCCAAATGTAGATTGACAGCGACTGAAAgacgaattattattattattactgagaaaactattttcaaaatctttttttttaccttGCTGCAGCCATAGAACTATGTGTTTTTGAATTCTGATGAAGATTGGAGAAACTATTTATTCTTCCTATAGAGTTCAATATGGTTGGTGGATTTCCCAAAGCATTATCCCACATAGATAAACGGTTTCTTAACTGTtattaaattaatatttcaatgaaatcttcctcaatgacaaaaaaaatgaaattacctTCAAAGAATTGTTGACCGTCGAAGATGAATTCAATCCTAgacttttttcataaaaatccttTTCTTCAGGCCGACACTTCCTTATCCTATATGCAAAGTGTTGTTTGAGATCAGTGTCGTACAGGACACACAAACTTGGAGATTCACTAGTAAAAATCATTTTAACTTTAGGATTACTCAATATTTGTGAGTATGAACCTTTACTAAGCACAATTGGATAAATGTCATCAAGGGGATGAGCTAGAGAATATAAAATGGATTTTGCTCCTATTGGTACATCTTTGGAATCGcctaaaaatttttaatataatgACTGCAGAATAATATTGGTCCAATCACagatataaaattattaaattttttttgcatattaACCATATATCACATTAGACCTTTTTCGTGTTTATTTGGATGCTTTTTTTTGCTCTTGATTTTTGAcagataataatatataacaATTACAGAGCTGCTAACTTTGAAGTTATTTTTGGggttatttttatgttttgtttAAGAGAGTAATACCACATTTTCTGTATTCATACAATAATACAGtcaacaaaacatgaaatgaagtTATAAAAAGCAGGGGTACACTGTCTATAACAGTGAATTTCCTAATTTGAGTTATGACAtgtcaacaaataaaaaatcttgTTAGTCAACCTACTTCATGACACAGTTAAGTTTCATACTTGCCACAATCGTCAAAAATAGAAGTGAAGGAATGCATATTTTTAACATGAACCACCACACTCAAAAATCGACAAAATAAAGACCTATTGTGATAATGGGTTTATCaacaaaatatacatttatgaaTTCTTCATCGggtttattcaaatgaatttaattaatatggaaaaattctcaaattttctttttttctgaacaAGTTACAATTcatatcatttttgaaaaacatttaaaataaaGGAACCTTACCATCTGTAACTTTTCTACAAATTATTATACCAAATTCAGCACTCCAGACAGTGTCTATAAGAAACGGAACAGCTATTTCAAAATCTTCGCCAGATTCAGCAAACACTTTTATTGTTTGATTGCTTACAACACAAATACATGGCACTTCTATACTTTTGAAGTGAGAATTATTTCCattcaatgaattattataaGTAGGTCTCTCAGATCTAAAAGTACACCATAAGGTACATACGATTTGATCTTCGCAGGTGTAAGAACAAATAGtctttttcaatgattctgataAAGAACCATATGTGTTCACAATACTTCTGGACCATACTACAGTTTGTCCCTTTACATATAGTTCGTCTTCTACACATCCAGATTTGAGTCTTGTATTCAATTTGATGGATTTATTTTTAAAGGCTCCTTCAACACCCAAAAAAGATTCTGCaaaatttgtattatttggaatgaCATTGCTAGGTGTTAGTCAAACTTACTTTGTGACTTTTCATTCAATGAGGGACTGCCTTTCAAACTGCTTGATGAATTATCACTACCAGTGGAAAATCTACTTTTTAATCTATTGGAAATACTACTCATTCTGAAGTTTAGGGAATCTCCATAAAAGGACTTACTAACATTTTGCTGataataatttcttaaaatatttgaTGGTAAACTGTTTGATCCAGATGTATCATACAAACTAGGATTTCGGAATATCCAGTATTCCTGTTCACTGTTCATTTTATCTTTTAATGTTATCATAGCAAGCATATCTAATATcttattttctactttttccccTTTGATTGgcatttttttatcatttttagaaTTATCATCACAGGATTCCTAGAAACAAATCAATGGTATAATGAGAGCAAGTAAACAATTTGGACACTTCAATTAgaataacaaatattattgcttttttcgatttgccatagcctcttgattatttatgtattaatttccttgtcactattCACCATTCAGCTTCAAAGAAATAATGTTCAGGAGTTTTCTTCCTCTCTACAGATAGTAGGAGAGTTACAATGACATGAGATTTAAACattatgaaaaaagttttatatTATATCTAATCAAAATTCTTTCATAGGAATTTACTAGATGGCATTTAATTTTCCTACAAAGAGGGCAATAGTTGTTGATTTCTAAGATATACCTTTTCAATCAGTTGTTGTATACCTTTgagttgtttattatttttgaaaagttaaaaaaatcatataactCTAAGAAATATGGACAACAGTTTCAGCCAGAAACATTGacaatttgttttttgaaaaaaggaaatgaatatttctgtactttttcatttttcaataacatGTAATGAAGTAGAAATGTTCACActatttaaaaattcaataaaacacCGCATAACGAGATcattaactaatgaagaatttcaTTTATACATCAGTCATTAcatatgacaaaaaaaattaaaaatagatACATCAGTAAAAACCATACCAGATCTGAGTATATAAGGTTATCACTTCCTCCAAAAAAATCAGGTGGAGTGCTTGCAACACTACAAGATTGATTAGATCCTTCCCCAAGAACTTCTTGAAGATTGCTCTATAATATAAAAGAGAGGATCAGTGATTATTTACCTAAGTTGCGAAAATGTATACTCTGAACATTATACTCTCTTAGAGAAATCTCTTACAATAAAATTACTTTTCAAATTTCTCAGAATATCAAAAGTATTTTGGTGCAACAGGCCCTGTACTAACTACAATTAGTaataattctttgaaaaataacTCTTATAAAAGCAGTTCAATATTCCACTAAAGGTAAACTTTCTTCAAGTAATCTGCTAATATTACACATTATTATCTATGCAGTCCTAATGGTTTTTCATTTAtcatatccattttttttttaatgaaaacatGAGTGGCACTTATTTCTGAACAACTAAAGGAGAAGAATTGGTCAAAGCAAATTCTACTGATAAATTATTAAAACAAACCAAATTTGGTCTTGGGCTACAATTATAATTGGATAAATCTagaatcttcaaaaaacttgtTTAGTTCCCAATGATTATCTGAGTTTCTACTAATCCTTCTTTGGAAAAGAGGGAAAGATACTGTAACCAAAGAAGAAAATCAGCGGCTTAAGACTCATTTATGGAGTGAGAAGAAGAGATCATATTAAACCACTTCTGGAGCGTTTGGGATGAATGAATATGTCTTCTCATTATAGGCTTCATCTTGCTTGTTTCAGTTTCAAGATCTTGAAGTACAAAAAACTGCAATACCTCTATGATAGGAGTCAATTTAAACATGAGATTCAGTCATTCATGTCTTGTTTGTATGAAAGCaccaaaaataaatttacaaagttttttttataaattatctCCGAGTTGCTTTATTCTTTGTTTGTAATGTCACAATGAAATTATTGTTTTCTTGAATGAAACTtagaataataattcattagTAGTTTGTTTTAATACAAAATGCAAATCTGGCATATTTTCTAGTTTCATGCATACAAAATATTTgtcaataaattgttttcatgtttatatATGAAGATTTGTATAGCATTTGAGGATTTTTTATTGCATAAAGATCGTAAGGGGTTGAGCTGAAATACCTTTCTATATATTTCATATACATCCTGTTCAATTCTACACTTTGTTAGTTCTTCATAATGATCTCCTAAAACCAATTTTTTGTATGGGCCAGGGTGATCTTCAACAACTTGACGTCCACTAGGGACGAATTCCTAAAAATCATAGGAAAATAAAATATGGAGAATAGCTTTATGACTCTCGAATATACCTCCGAATTCGCTGCCGAAATCATATTTTCGTTATTTTCATCCAGATTtgcaatgaattgaaaatagccgggatttttttcaatttat carries:
- the LOC123674720 gene encoding anaphase-promoting complex subunit 1 isoform X2, with the translated sequence MISAANSEEFVPSGRQVVEDHPGPYKKLVLGDHYEELTKCRIEQDVYEIYRKSNLQEVLGEGSNQSCSVASTPPDFFGGSDNLIYSDLESCDDNSKNDKKMPIKGEKVENKILDMLAMITLKDKMNSEQEYWIFRNPSLYDTSGSNSLPSNILRNYYQQNVSKSFYGDSLNFRMSSISNRLKSRFSTGSDNSSSSLKGSPSLNEKSQKSFLGVEGAFKNKSIKLNTRLKSGCVEDELYVKGQTVVWSRSIVNTYGSLSESLKKTICSYTCEDQIVCTLWCTFRSERPTYNNSLNGNNSHFKSIEVPCICVVSNQTIKVFAESGEDFEIAVPFLIDTVWSAEFGIIICRKVTDGDSKDVPIGAKSILYSLAHPLDDIYPIVLSKGSYSQILSNPKVKMIFTSESPSLCVLYDTDLKQHFAYRIRKCRPEEKDFYEKSLGLNSSSTVNNSLKLRNRLSMWDNALGNPPTILNSIGRINSFSNLHQNSKTHSSMAAASRCQSTFGSTVSSYDMHQPSNTFNHDKAMSLDMSRSLLPIKQFPAICLEHVWTEPLVGGDSQNAPASKVFVCDDLAGQTYFCYVSQLRLFMVKADFSNSTVFSFGPSTSISAKDAVPIPHLHMLAILEHSGNVSLYSGMTLVGKLHLDGTLVKHTPTPYIRRFQSQLNSSFPRRSSLLPHCQQSIPEFDDQMFSPVLPSDRQNMFQVSMPSHDTVSVVGLRDPLENRITLIYSDKTFYRVKLPLLATSPLVELCLNTLRQCLQRDAVLTLFTRWYSTRNGLGTQDCTDQQEWDMFTSLLLELLGYEEEQNDSSKDDPQTPSMAAKKARPSFFGNDDDWAYLINSGYNKETAKHLSTLLKFHDNDDPVSSNDAPEQIRINTNAVLFPYIKLIHFSLHLLYEDFKLDKLLTCLLRPLAIFLNNISNDMSMFEFSLHYWKDFPEWCTVGPGNRRFLNESKQYNLHNVGYEGVVNIMQYLSYLMRGNCVPEFPYLKNVNERSRDTVQLCAILSGKIYNLHKQENLIKPLNEISNDIPFNDTVCNTMEEVVLLMTQMDITNEVLNSLPYGLYLFFYDALWKCRENPPSNWPTEAYLLIQREDLAYISKVSEKVSKEPSMIDSIASAVEVSIPNGPVLAHNDGMVDIDTDITNLIFPDDMRIEETKNMLQSSKPVEIAIIQRPDISDHDFIEEQEKHLFAVCTRTMALSVGRGMFGLQTTVPVMIKPVHTPQLCLTGRGAPRGTTIELTHIDAPSNMNLWPLFHNGVATGLTISANSNIIDSYWLVFNKPKNSDKDMEYGGFLLAMGLHGYLKSLDVWNIYQHLSKKHEMITVGLLLGFASAHRGTCHTAVTKMLSIHLEALLPPTSMELDLTHAPQVTALLGIGLLYQGTAHSHMAEVLLSEIGRPPGPEMENSTDRESYALAAGLGLGLVMLQKGGKSSSQDMNISDMLHYYMKGGIKRPFTGAQKDKYKVPSFQIREGASVNLDVTAPGATLALGLMYLGSMNKTIADWMSPPETQYLLDFIRPDFLMLRIISKSLILWNDIKPSRDWLENQVPKNIRPYCMVQPAASWGDVDYEAMNQAYCNIIAGACFSMGLRYAGTANEEAFRALLHFCHMFISLTGKSISDLAGKTTIETCLNVMLLSISMVMAGTGNLDVMKLIRHLRKRVGVSSSAIVTYGSHLAIHMALGLLFLGGGKFTLSNSPASVAALICAFYPKFPTHSNDNRYHLQAFRHLYVLAVESRLIIPRNLNTGKSCYAKLKVKQIDGTVFDMKAPATLPNLNNLLEVTIDDERYWKIIFKKDLNWKTLEDIVSSDGIIEVKQRAGSQSYIDDRHGHHNQLANVLCHFRMSQWTPSLYSIKNFSPNERLELFYNLFLEKNDFASEEKEIVKLLTRITYEAAILDKLMLIPAYSTVVKIIHNNSYSPNNFQMWQFKLLMAYIESFVKVDNLPTYLNNSMSENVHSKMETLGHNLGYEVEKYLSGRIEELQKSFSETISAFVTLFDVPPNVRDGDGYKTTSLMNFSRMPQ
- the LOC123674720 gene encoding anaphase-promoting complex subunit 1 isoform X1 → MISAANSEEFVPSGRQVVEDHPGPYKKLVLGDHYEELTKCRIEQDVYEIYRKSNLQEVLGEGSNQSCSVASTPPDFFGGSDNLIYSDLESCDDNSKNDKKMPIKGEKVENKILDMLAMITLKDKMNSEQEYWIFRNPSLYDTSGSNSLPSNILRNYYQQNVSKSFYGDSLNFRMSSISNRLKSRFSTGSDNSSSSLKGSPSLNEKSQKSFLGVEGAFKNKSIKLNTRLKSGCVEDELYVKGQTVVWSRSIVNTYGSLSESLKKTICSYTCEDQIVCTLWCTFRSERPTYNNSLNGNNSHFKSIEVPCICVVSNQTIKVFAESGEDFEIAVPFLIDTVWSAEFGIIICRKVTDGDSKDVPIGAKSILYSLAHPLDDIYPIVLSKGSYSQILSNPKVKMIFTSESPSLCVLYDTDLKQHFAYRIRKCRPEEKDFYEKSLGLNSSSTVNNSLKLRNRLSMWDNALGNPPTILNSIGRINSFSNLHQNSKTHSSMAAASRCQSTFGSTVSSYDMHQPSNTFNHDKAMSLDMSRSLLPIKQFPAICLEHVWTEPLVGGNYYLAAYLRDSQNAPASKVFVCDDLAGQTYFCYVSQLRLFMVKADFSNSTVFSFGPSTSISAKDAVPIPHLHMLAILEHSGNVSLYSGMTLVGKLHLDGTLVKHTPTPYIRRFQSQLNSSFPRRSSLLPHCQQSIPEFDDQMFSPVLPSDRQNMFQVSMPSHDTVSVVGLRDPLENRITLIYSDKTFYRVKLPLLATSPLVELCLNTLRQCLQRDAVLTLFTRWYSTRNGLGTQDCTDQQEWDMFTSLLLELLGYEEEQNDSSKDDPQTPSMAAKKARPSFFGNDDDWAYLINSGYNKETAKHLSTLLKFHDNDDPVSSNDAPEQIRINTNAVLFPYIKLIHFSLHLLYEDFKLDKLLTCLLRPLAIFLNNISNDMSMFEFSLHYWKDFPEWCTVGPGNRRFLNESKQYNLHNVGYEGVVNIMQYLSYLMRGNCVPEFPYLKNVNERSRDTVQLCAILSGKIYNLHKQENLIKPLNEISNDIPFNDTVCNTMEEVVLLMTQMDITNEVLNSLPYGLYLFFYDALWKCRENPPSNWPTEAYLLIQREDLAYISKVSEKVSKEPSMIDSIASAVEVSIPNGPVLAHNDGMVDIDTDITNLIFPDDMRIEETKNMLQSSKPVEIAIIQRPDISDHDFIEEQEKHLFAVCTRTMALSVGRGMFGLQTTVPVMIKPVHTPQLCLTGRGAPRGTTIELTHIDAPSNMNLWPLFHNGVATGLTISANSNIIDSYWLVFNKPKNSDKDMEYGGFLLAMGLHGYLKSLDVWNIYQHLSKKHEMITVGLLLGFASAHRGTCHTAVTKMLSIHLEALLPPTSMELDLTHAPQVTALLGIGLLYQGTAHSHMAEVLLSEIGRPPGPEMENSTDRESYALAAGLGLGLVMLQKGGKSSSQDMNISDMLHYYMKGGIKRPFTGAQKDKYKVPSFQIREGASVNLDVTAPGATLALGLMYLGSMNKTIADWMSPPETQYLLDFIRPDFLMLRIISKSLILWNDIKPSRDWLENQVPKNIRPYCMVQPAASWGDVDYEAMNQAYCNIIAGACFSMGLRYAGTANEEAFRALLHFCHMFISLTGKSISDLAGKTTIETCLNVMLLSISMVMAGTGNLDVMKLIRHLRKRVGVSSSAIVTYGSHLAIHMALGLLFLGGGKFTLSNSPASVAALICAFYPKFPTHSNDNRYHLQAFRHLYVLAVESRLIIPRNLNTGKSCYAKLKVKQIDGTVFDMKAPATLPNLNNLLEVTIDDERYWKIIFKKDLNWKTLEDIVSSDGIIEVKQRAGSQSYIDDRHGHHNQLANVLCHFRMSQWTPSLYSIKNFSPNERLELFYNLFLEKNDFASEEKEIVKLLTRITYEAAILDKLMLIPAYSTVVKIIHNNSYSPNNFQMWQFKLLMAYIESFVKVDNLPTYLNNSMSENVHSKMETLGHNLGYEVEKYLSGRIEELQKSFSETISAFVTLFDVPPNVRDGDGYKTTSLMNFSRMPQ